A genomic region of Bactrocera dorsalis isolate Fly_Bdor chromosome 3, ASM2337382v1, whole genome shotgun sequence contains the following coding sequences:
- the LOC105224570 gene encoding tubulointerstitial nephritis antigen-like, translated as MNRKFGKATTALRLLTAFTLLGAVVAYDNTLELDFPGPYCAAKNICCKNREDGCAMPISTTLCYCDEFCDRDRSADCCPDYHSFCLGAPRPIMRCYHNGIYFSKYNTTMDNCNECRCLDGGRVECDRDLCLTDDNLVNNVNSIRQLGWSARKYGEWWGRKYADGLTLRLGTMEPTFRVKAMTRLSNKASALPRQFNAVDRWSKYVSDVPDQGWCGSSWVLSTTSVASDRFAIQSQGKEVVQLSPQNILSCTRRQQGCNGGHLDAAWRFLHKQGVLSEECYPYTARRDVCKITHGSRRLLSAYGCRPATRTDRDEFYTVGPAYSLNNETDIMAEIFHSGPVQATMRIYRDFFAYSGGVYRHTAASRSSPTGFHSVKLVGWGEEHDGVKYWIAANSWGPWWGEHGYFRIARGNNECGIEEYVLAAWPNVYNYFKSA; from the exons atgAATCGTAAATTTGGTAAGGCGACCACGGCCTTGAGGTTGCTCACTGCCTTCACACTACTCGGCGCAGTGGTGGCCTACGATAACACATTAGAACTAGATTTCCCTGGCCCTTACTGTGCTGCGAagaatatttgttgtaaaaacaGGGAAGATGGTTGCGCTATGCCGATTTCAA CCACACTCTGCTATTGTGATGAGTTCTGTGATCGCGATCGTTCCGCCGATTGCTGTCCCGATTACCATTCATTCTGTTTAGGCGCACCACGTCCGATAATGCGCTGCTACCACAACGGTATCTACTTCAGcaaatacaatacaacaatGGATAACTGTAATGAGTGCCGTTGCCTGGACGGTGGACGCGTAGAGTGCGATCGCGATCTCTGTCTAACCGACGACAATTTAGTGAACAACGTGAACTCGATACGTCAGTTAGGCTGGTCGGCACGTAAATATGGTGAATGGTGGGGACGGAAATACGCGGACGGTCTGACATTACGTCTGGGCACAATGGAACCCACATTCCGCGTCAAGGCGATGACACGCTTGAGCAACAAGGCGAGCGCTTTGCCACGTCAATTCAATGCCGTGGATCGTTGGAGTAAATATGTGAGCGATGTGCCAGATCAAG GCTGGTGCGGCTCATCTTGGGTGCTTTCTACGACATCGGTTGCTTCGGATCGTTTTGCCATACAATCGCAGGGTAAAGAAGTTGTGCAGCTGTCGCCACAGAACATTTTGTCGTGTACACGCAGACAACAGGGTTGCAACGGTGGTCACTTGGATGCCGCCTGGCGTTTCCTGCATAAACAGGG tGTCTTGTCAGAGGAGTGCTATCCATACACCGCACGCCGTGATGTCTGTAAAATAACTCACGGTTCCCGTCGTCTGCTGAGTGCGTACGGCTGTCGCCCCGCAACGCGCACCGATCGCGATGAGTTCTACACAGTCGGCCCGGCATACTCGCTGAACAACGAAACCGATATTATGGCCGAAATCTTCCATTCGGGTCCCGTGCAGGCGACCATGCGCATTTATCGCGATTTCTTCGCCTATTCGGGCGGTGTCTACCGACATACCGCGGCCAGTCGCAGCAGTCCGACTGGTTTCCACTCGGTAAAATTGGTCGGCTGGGGTGAGGAGCATGATGGCGTCAAGTATTGG ATCGCCGCCAACTCGTGGGGTCCTTGGTGGGGTGAGCATGGTTACTTCCGCATTGCGCGCGGCAACAACGAATGCGGCATTGAGGAGTATGTTCTCGCCGCTTGGCCCAATGTTTACAACTACTTCAAATCCGCTTGA
- the LOC105224571 gene encoding vacuolar protein sorting-associated protein 35 isoform X2, with the protein MYPWNSTSYSPSGGGGVSSRSGERRMTMPSGLDDQEKLLAEAIGTARKQAFQMNHFLDKDRILDALKCASTMLSELRTSMLSPKSYYELYMAITDELCHLELYLSEKSNKETDFYELVQYSHTIVPRLYLLITVGIVYIKKDSTLKRSILKDLVEMCRGVQHPLRGLFLRNYLLQCTRNILPDVLMAENEHEGNILDAIEFVLTNFAEMNKLWVRMQHQGHSSEKSRREKEREELKILVGTNLVRLSQLESATLAHYQRSILPGILEQVVSCRDAIAQEYLMECIIQVFPDEFHLQTLDPFLKSCAQLETGVNVKNIIISLIDRLAAYNQRSGKTSGTDIESIIPPEVELFEVFSIQVANIVQRIDMPLEDTISLQIALLSLAQKVYPDRIDYVDKVLGTTTQILESLEMNNISHFLSVNQELSRLLRICIDFYNNALTVIQLKNFTPLLDKFDYISRKSLALYLVMNILEFETLIPTAEQAEHVLTIIAPLIKDEEAPLGPDGKPVSPPANGNNVDPEEFGEEQGIVARFIHYMKADEPDMQYKILQTARKHLGAGGSQRIKHVLPPLIFAAYQLAYKYRAISEEDENWDKKCQKILQYCHSTIAAIAKADMADLALRLYLQGALVIDEIGYSNHETVAYEFMTQAFSLYEDEISDSKAQLAAIMLIMSTFEQMSCFSEENAEPLRTNCALAASKLLKKPDQCRGVVACAALFWSGKKNASEMRDEKRTLECLKKGARIIAHCLDVGVQVQLYVELLNHYLFYFERGNSLITVAMLNQLIAKINEDLPNLEPTEETKQIEMHYKNTLAHIKSRMESNDAGLEVSFAGISIN; encoded by the exons ATGTATCCATGGAATTCAACTTCTTACAGCCCAAGTGGCGGTGGTGGCGTCAGTAGCCGCAGTGGTGAACGCCGCATG ACCATGCCGAGTGGTTTAGACGATCAAGAGAAGCTGCTTGCTGAAGCAATTGGCACAGCGCGAAAGCAGGCATTTCAAATGAATCACTTCTTGGACAAGGATCGCATTTTGGATGCACTCAAATGTGCCAGCACAATGTTAAGCGAATTACGCACATCAATGCTATCGCCGAAGAGCTACTATGAGTTGT ATATGGCTATCACAGATGAGCTCTGTCACTTGGAGTTGTATTTGAGCGAGAAGAGCAACAAGGAGACAGATTTCTACGAACTTGTGCAGTATTCGCATACGATTGTGCCGCGTCTATATCTACTCATAACCGTTGGTATTGTGTACATCAAAAAGGATTCAACGCTAAAACGCAGCATACTCAAAGATTTGGTGGAAATGTGTCGTGGTGTGCAACATCCTTTACGTGGTCTATTCTTGCGTAACTATCTGCTGCAATGCACACGCAATATACTGCCCGATGTGCTGATGGCTGAAAATGAACACGAAGGCAATATATTAGATGCCATCGAATTCGTTTTGACCAATTTTGCAGAGATGAATAAATTGTGGGTGCGTATGCAACATCAGGGGCACTCCAGCGAAAAGTCGCGACGTGAGAAAGAACGTGAAGAGTTAAAGATATTAGTGGGCACCAATTTGGTACGTCTATCACAACTGGAATCTGCCACATTGGCACACTATCAACGTTCCATATTGCCTGGTATTTTGGAGCAAGTTGTCAGTTGTCGGGACGCCATTGCGCAAGAGTACCTAATGGAGTGTATTATACAAGTATTCCCCGATGAATTCCATTTGCAAACGTTAGATCCGTTCCTGAAGTCATGCGCACAGTTGGAAACTGGTGtgaatgttaaaaatataataatatcatTAATTGATCGCTTGGCTGCGTACAACCAGAGAAGTGGCAAg ACCAGCGGCACAGATATCGAGTCCATTATACCACCCGAGGTGGAGTTATTCGAGGTGTTCAGCATTCAAGTGGCAAACATTGTGCAG CGCATCGATATGCCGCTGGAGGATACGATATCTCTGCAGATTGCATTGCTGAGTTTGGCGCAGAAAGTCTATCCAGATCGCATTGATTATGTGGATAAAGTGCTCGGCACTACTACACAAATTCTGGAAAGCCTTGAAATGAACAA CATTTCACATTTCCTCTCGGTGAATCAAGAGTTGTCACGCCTCCTACGCATTTGCATCGATTTCTACAACAACGCATTGACTGTTATACAATTGAAGAATTTCACACCCTTGTTAGACAAGTTCGACTATATTTCACGAAAGTCATTGGCACTTTATTTGGTTATGAATATACTCGAGTTTGAAACGCTTATACCAACAGCTGAACAAGCTGAACATGTACTGACTATAATCGCGCCGCTGATCAAAGATGAAGAAGCGCCTTTGGGACCGGATGGTAAACCCGTGTCTCCACCTGCCAACGGTAATAATGTCGATCCTGAGGAATTCGGCGAAGAGCAAGGCATTGTGGCACG TTTCATACACTACATGAAGGCCGATGAACCCGACATGCAATACAAAATCCTGCAAACGGCACGCAAGCATCTGGGTGCCGGTGGCTCACAACGTATTAAACACGTGCTACCGCCACTGATCTTCGCCGCCTACCAATTGGCCTACAAATATCGTGCTATTTCGGAAGAGGATGAAAATTGGGATAAGAAATGTCAGAAGATACTACAATACTGCCACAGCACAATTGCGGCGATAGCAAAAGCCGATATGGCGGATTTAGCTTTGCGCTTGTACCTGCAAGGTGCGCTGGTTATTGATGAAATCGGCTATTCGAATCACGAGACAGTGGCTTATGAGTTCATGACGCAAGCATTCTCCCTCTACGAAGATGAAATATCCGATTCGAAAGCGCAGCTGGCCGCCATCATGTTAATCATGTCCACATTTGAGCAAATGTCATGTTTCAGCGAGGAGAATGCCGAGCCATTACGCACGAATTGTGCGCTGGCCGCTTCCAAATTGCTGAAGAAGCCCGATCAGTGCCGCGGTGTGGTGGCGTGCGCCGCACTCTTCTGGAGTGGCAA GAAAAATGCTAGCGAAATGCGTGATGAGAAGCGCACGCTCGAGTGCTTGAAGAAGGGCGCACGCATAATTGCGCAT TGTTTGGACGTTGGCGTACAAGTGCAGCTATATGTCGAATTGCTAAATCACTATCTCTTCTACTTTGAGCGTGGCAATTCACTAATCACCGTGGCAATGTTGAATCAG CTCATTGCTAAAATCAATGAAGATCTACCAAATCTGGAGCCCACTGAGGAGACGAAACAAATCGAAATGCATTACAAGAATACCTTAGCGCATATAAAGAGTCGCATGGAGTCGAACGATGCCGGTTTGGAGGTTTCATTTGCGGGCATATCCATCAATTAG
- the LOC105224571 gene encoding vacuolar protein sorting-associated protein 35 isoform X1, with the protein MYPWNSTSYSPSGGGGVSSRSGERRMTMPSGLDDQEKLLAEAIGTARKQAFQMNHFLDKDRILDALKCASTMLSELRTSMLSPKSYYELYMAITDELCHLELYLSEKSNKETDFYELVQYSHTIVPRLYLLITVGIVYIKKDSTLKRSILKDLVEMCRGVQHPLRGLFLRNYLLQCTRNILPDVLMAENEHEGNILDAIEFVLTNFAEMNKLWVRMQHQGHSSEKSRREKEREELKILVGTNLVRLSQLESATLAHYQRSILPGILEQVVSCRDAIAQEYLMECIIQVFPDEFHLQTLDPFLKSCAQLETGVNVKNIIISLIDRLAAYNQRSGKTSGTDIESIIPPEVELFEVFSIQVANIVQKRIDMPLEDTISLQIALLSLAQKVYPDRIDYVDKVLGTTTQILESLEMNNISHFLSVNQELSRLLRICIDFYNNALTVIQLKNFTPLLDKFDYISRKSLALYLVMNILEFETLIPTAEQAEHVLTIIAPLIKDEEAPLGPDGKPVSPPANGNNVDPEEFGEEQGIVARFIHYMKADEPDMQYKILQTARKHLGAGGSQRIKHVLPPLIFAAYQLAYKYRAISEEDENWDKKCQKILQYCHSTIAAIAKADMADLALRLYLQGALVIDEIGYSNHETVAYEFMTQAFSLYEDEISDSKAQLAAIMLIMSTFEQMSCFSEENAEPLRTNCALAASKLLKKPDQCRGVVACAALFWSGKKNASEMRDEKRTLECLKKGARIIAHCLDVGVQVQLYVELLNHYLFYFERGNSLITVAMLNQLIAKINEDLPNLEPTEETKQIEMHYKNTLAHIKSRMESNDAGLEVSFAGISIN; encoded by the exons ATGTATCCATGGAATTCAACTTCTTACAGCCCAAGTGGCGGTGGTGGCGTCAGTAGCCGCAGTGGTGAACGCCGCATG ACCATGCCGAGTGGTTTAGACGATCAAGAGAAGCTGCTTGCTGAAGCAATTGGCACAGCGCGAAAGCAGGCATTTCAAATGAATCACTTCTTGGACAAGGATCGCATTTTGGATGCACTCAAATGTGCCAGCACAATGTTAAGCGAATTACGCACATCAATGCTATCGCCGAAGAGCTACTATGAGTTGT ATATGGCTATCACAGATGAGCTCTGTCACTTGGAGTTGTATTTGAGCGAGAAGAGCAACAAGGAGACAGATTTCTACGAACTTGTGCAGTATTCGCATACGATTGTGCCGCGTCTATATCTACTCATAACCGTTGGTATTGTGTACATCAAAAAGGATTCAACGCTAAAACGCAGCATACTCAAAGATTTGGTGGAAATGTGTCGTGGTGTGCAACATCCTTTACGTGGTCTATTCTTGCGTAACTATCTGCTGCAATGCACACGCAATATACTGCCCGATGTGCTGATGGCTGAAAATGAACACGAAGGCAATATATTAGATGCCATCGAATTCGTTTTGACCAATTTTGCAGAGATGAATAAATTGTGGGTGCGTATGCAACATCAGGGGCACTCCAGCGAAAAGTCGCGACGTGAGAAAGAACGTGAAGAGTTAAAGATATTAGTGGGCACCAATTTGGTACGTCTATCACAACTGGAATCTGCCACATTGGCACACTATCAACGTTCCATATTGCCTGGTATTTTGGAGCAAGTTGTCAGTTGTCGGGACGCCATTGCGCAAGAGTACCTAATGGAGTGTATTATACAAGTATTCCCCGATGAATTCCATTTGCAAACGTTAGATCCGTTCCTGAAGTCATGCGCACAGTTGGAAACTGGTGtgaatgttaaaaatataataatatcatTAATTGATCGCTTGGCTGCGTACAACCAGAGAAGTGGCAAg ACCAGCGGCACAGATATCGAGTCCATTATACCACCCGAGGTGGAGTTATTCGAGGTGTTCAGCATTCAAGTGGCAAACATTGTGCAG AAGCGCATCGATATGCCGCTGGAGGATACGATATCTCTGCAGATTGCATTGCTGAGTTTGGCGCAGAAAGTCTATCCAGATCGCATTGATTATGTGGATAAAGTGCTCGGCACTACTACACAAATTCTGGAAAGCCTTGAAATGAACAA CATTTCACATTTCCTCTCGGTGAATCAAGAGTTGTCACGCCTCCTACGCATTTGCATCGATTTCTACAACAACGCATTGACTGTTATACAATTGAAGAATTTCACACCCTTGTTAGACAAGTTCGACTATATTTCACGAAAGTCATTGGCACTTTATTTGGTTATGAATATACTCGAGTTTGAAACGCTTATACCAACAGCTGAACAAGCTGAACATGTACTGACTATAATCGCGCCGCTGATCAAAGATGAAGAAGCGCCTTTGGGACCGGATGGTAAACCCGTGTCTCCACCTGCCAACGGTAATAATGTCGATCCTGAGGAATTCGGCGAAGAGCAAGGCATTGTGGCACG TTTCATACACTACATGAAGGCCGATGAACCCGACATGCAATACAAAATCCTGCAAACGGCACGCAAGCATCTGGGTGCCGGTGGCTCACAACGTATTAAACACGTGCTACCGCCACTGATCTTCGCCGCCTACCAATTGGCCTACAAATATCGTGCTATTTCGGAAGAGGATGAAAATTGGGATAAGAAATGTCAGAAGATACTACAATACTGCCACAGCACAATTGCGGCGATAGCAAAAGCCGATATGGCGGATTTAGCTTTGCGCTTGTACCTGCAAGGTGCGCTGGTTATTGATGAAATCGGCTATTCGAATCACGAGACAGTGGCTTATGAGTTCATGACGCAAGCATTCTCCCTCTACGAAGATGAAATATCCGATTCGAAAGCGCAGCTGGCCGCCATCATGTTAATCATGTCCACATTTGAGCAAATGTCATGTTTCAGCGAGGAGAATGCCGAGCCATTACGCACGAATTGTGCGCTGGCCGCTTCCAAATTGCTGAAGAAGCCCGATCAGTGCCGCGGTGTGGTGGCGTGCGCCGCACTCTTCTGGAGTGGCAA GAAAAATGCTAGCGAAATGCGTGATGAGAAGCGCACGCTCGAGTGCTTGAAGAAGGGCGCACGCATAATTGCGCAT TGTTTGGACGTTGGCGTACAAGTGCAGCTATATGTCGAATTGCTAAATCACTATCTCTTCTACTTTGAGCGTGGCAATTCACTAATCACCGTGGCAATGTTGAATCAG CTCATTGCTAAAATCAATGAAGATCTACCAAATCTGGAGCCCACTGAGGAGACGAAACAAATCGAAATGCATTACAAGAATACCTTAGCGCATATAAAGAGTCGCATGGAGTCGAACGATGCCGGTTTGGAGGTTTCATTTGCGGGCATATCCATCAATTAG
- the LOC105224571 gene encoding vacuolar protein sorting-associated protein 35 isoform X3: MTMPSGLDDQEKLLAEAIGTARKQAFQMNHFLDKDRILDALKCASTMLSELRTSMLSPKSYYELYMAITDELCHLELYLSEKSNKETDFYELVQYSHTIVPRLYLLITVGIVYIKKDSTLKRSILKDLVEMCRGVQHPLRGLFLRNYLLQCTRNILPDVLMAENEHEGNILDAIEFVLTNFAEMNKLWVRMQHQGHSSEKSRREKEREELKILVGTNLVRLSQLESATLAHYQRSILPGILEQVVSCRDAIAQEYLMECIIQVFPDEFHLQTLDPFLKSCAQLETGVNVKNIIISLIDRLAAYNQRSGKTSGTDIESIIPPEVELFEVFSIQVANIVQKRIDMPLEDTISLQIALLSLAQKVYPDRIDYVDKVLGTTTQILESLEMNNISHFLSVNQELSRLLRICIDFYNNALTVIQLKNFTPLLDKFDYISRKSLALYLVMNILEFETLIPTAEQAEHVLTIIAPLIKDEEAPLGPDGKPVSPPANGNNVDPEEFGEEQGIVARFIHYMKADEPDMQYKILQTARKHLGAGGSQRIKHVLPPLIFAAYQLAYKYRAISEEDENWDKKCQKILQYCHSTIAAIAKADMADLALRLYLQGALVIDEIGYSNHETVAYEFMTQAFSLYEDEISDSKAQLAAIMLIMSTFEQMSCFSEENAEPLRTNCALAASKLLKKPDQCRGVVACAALFWSGKKNASEMRDEKRTLECLKKGARIIAHCLDVGVQVQLYVELLNHYLFYFERGNSLITVAMLNQLIAKINEDLPNLEPTEETKQIEMHYKNTLAHIKSRMESNDAGLEVSFAGISIN, from the exons ATG ACCATGCCGAGTGGTTTAGACGATCAAGAGAAGCTGCTTGCTGAAGCAATTGGCACAGCGCGAAAGCAGGCATTTCAAATGAATCACTTCTTGGACAAGGATCGCATTTTGGATGCACTCAAATGTGCCAGCACAATGTTAAGCGAATTACGCACATCAATGCTATCGCCGAAGAGCTACTATGAGTTGT ATATGGCTATCACAGATGAGCTCTGTCACTTGGAGTTGTATTTGAGCGAGAAGAGCAACAAGGAGACAGATTTCTACGAACTTGTGCAGTATTCGCATACGATTGTGCCGCGTCTATATCTACTCATAACCGTTGGTATTGTGTACATCAAAAAGGATTCAACGCTAAAACGCAGCATACTCAAAGATTTGGTGGAAATGTGTCGTGGTGTGCAACATCCTTTACGTGGTCTATTCTTGCGTAACTATCTGCTGCAATGCACACGCAATATACTGCCCGATGTGCTGATGGCTGAAAATGAACACGAAGGCAATATATTAGATGCCATCGAATTCGTTTTGACCAATTTTGCAGAGATGAATAAATTGTGGGTGCGTATGCAACATCAGGGGCACTCCAGCGAAAAGTCGCGACGTGAGAAAGAACGTGAAGAGTTAAAGATATTAGTGGGCACCAATTTGGTACGTCTATCACAACTGGAATCTGCCACATTGGCACACTATCAACGTTCCATATTGCCTGGTATTTTGGAGCAAGTTGTCAGTTGTCGGGACGCCATTGCGCAAGAGTACCTAATGGAGTGTATTATACAAGTATTCCCCGATGAATTCCATTTGCAAACGTTAGATCCGTTCCTGAAGTCATGCGCACAGTTGGAAACTGGTGtgaatgttaaaaatataataatatcatTAATTGATCGCTTGGCTGCGTACAACCAGAGAAGTGGCAAg ACCAGCGGCACAGATATCGAGTCCATTATACCACCCGAGGTGGAGTTATTCGAGGTGTTCAGCATTCAAGTGGCAAACATTGTGCAG AAGCGCATCGATATGCCGCTGGAGGATACGATATCTCTGCAGATTGCATTGCTGAGTTTGGCGCAGAAAGTCTATCCAGATCGCATTGATTATGTGGATAAAGTGCTCGGCACTACTACACAAATTCTGGAAAGCCTTGAAATGAACAA CATTTCACATTTCCTCTCGGTGAATCAAGAGTTGTCACGCCTCCTACGCATTTGCATCGATTTCTACAACAACGCATTGACTGTTATACAATTGAAGAATTTCACACCCTTGTTAGACAAGTTCGACTATATTTCACGAAAGTCATTGGCACTTTATTTGGTTATGAATATACTCGAGTTTGAAACGCTTATACCAACAGCTGAACAAGCTGAACATGTACTGACTATAATCGCGCCGCTGATCAAAGATGAAGAAGCGCCTTTGGGACCGGATGGTAAACCCGTGTCTCCACCTGCCAACGGTAATAATGTCGATCCTGAGGAATTCGGCGAAGAGCAAGGCATTGTGGCACG TTTCATACACTACATGAAGGCCGATGAACCCGACATGCAATACAAAATCCTGCAAACGGCACGCAAGCATCTGGGTGCCGGTGGCTCACAACGTATTAAACACGTGCTACCGCCACTGATCTTCGCCGCCTACCAATTGGCCTACAAATATCGTGCTATTTCGGAAGAGGATGAAAATTGGGATAAGAAATGTCAGAAGATACTACAATACTGCCACAGCACAATTGCGGCGATAGCAAAAGCCGATATGGCGGATTTAGCTTTGCGCTTGTACCTGCAAGGTGCGCTGGTTATTGATGAAATCGGCTATTCGAATCACGAGACAGTGGCTTATGAGTTCATGACGCAAGCATTCTCCCTCTACGAAGATGAAATATCCGATTCGAAAGCGCAGCTGGCCGCCATCATGTTAATCATGTCCACATTTGAGCAAATGTCATGTTTCAGCGAGGAGAATGCCGAGCCATTACGCACGAATTGTGCGCTGGCCGCTTCCAAATTGCTGAAGAAGCCCGATCAGTGCCGCGGTGTGGTGGCGTGCGCCGCACTCTTCTGGAGTGGCAA GAAAAATGCTAGCGAAATGCGTGATGAGAAGCGCACGCTCGAGTGCTTGAAGAAGGGCGCACGCATAATTGCGCAT TGTTTGGACGTTGGCGTACAAGTGCAGCTATATGTCGAATTGCTAAATCACTATCTCTTCTACTTTGAGCGTGGCAATTCACTAATCACCGTGGCAATGTTGAATCAG CTCATTGCTAAAATCAATGAAGATCTACCAAATCTGGAGCCCACTGAGGAGACGAAACAAATCGAAATGCATTACAAGAATACCTTAGCGCATATAAAGAGTCGCATGGAGTCGAACGATGCCGGTTTGGAGGTTTCATTTGCGGGCATATCCATCAATTAG